The following coding sequences lie in one Cotesia glomerata isolate CgM1 linkage group LG5, MPM_Cglom_v2.3, whole genome shotgun sequence genomic window:
- the LOC123265296 gene encoding CUE domain-containing protein 1: MASAAEQQQTTLEFYQAMADFKNMFPQMDDDVIEAVLRSNQGAVDTTIDQLLAMSTDNENEKIRSEMEQSDNSGDSSPKALIGHQEVLVAVQDPSDGKQSKSMKSMKWQPPLLGPLPDSFLRIPQQMEDAHDSIVQDNSLLEDERIAMFLQNEEFMTELRWNEDFLNTLEHDSKLHGSEKCSGNDEDLFRERLKNMGKVSRRKFAQLTKVFTRTKKRGGRQLLPPTASCDDLLDPEDSRSQS, translated from the exons atggctTCGGCTGCTGAGCAACAACAAACGACACTGGAGTTCTACCAGGCGATGGCtgactttaaaaatatgttcCCGCAGATGGACGACGATGTTATTGAA GCTGTACTGAGGTCGAATCAAGGAGCAGTGGACACGACTATCGATCAGCTGCTGGCCATGAGCACTGACAATGAAAATGAGAAGATAAGGAGCGAGATGGAACAAAGTGACAACTCTGGTGACTCTTCACCAAAAGCTCTGATAGGCCACCAGGAAGTCCTGGTGGCAGTCCAGGATCCCAGTGACGGTAAGCAGTCAAAAAGTATGAAAAGTATGAAATGGCAGCCTCCGTTGCTCGGCCCGCTTCCTGATTCCTTTCTCAGGATTCCGCAGCAAATGGAAGACGCGCATGATTCTATCGTTCAGGACAATTCGCTGCTGGAGGATGAGAGGATCGCTATGTTTTTACAGAATGAAGAGTTTATGACTGAGCTCAGATGGaatgaagattttttaaacACTCTAGAGcacg ATTCCAAGTTACACGGTAGTGAAAAGTGCAGCGGGAATGACGAAGATTTATTCAGAGAACGTTTAAAAAACATGGGCAAAGTATCTCGACGTAAATTTGCTCAATTGACAAAAGTATTTACTCGCACTAAAAAGCGCGGCGGCCGGCAATTGTTACCACCAACGGCAT